The following are encoded together in the Mumia sp. Pv4-285 genome:
- a CDS encoding fatty acid desaturase family protein, translated as MSHLRKRNAPIEPLSASNHNKAPAPLVGEDTTKRATIGLDVMTYEQLEEFGHELDAVRQRVLDDLGQADADYIRRVIKVQRVFDVLGRVGIFFPFFLPVFIAGIVCLAVAKILENMEIGHNVMHGQYDWMNDPVVDGKKYEWDNVAPAQDWKHGHNYIHHTYTNIHGMDRDIGYNMFRIDEAQPWYPSHRVNLPLAFLLMLFFEWGVMYHGIELDEYLGGRMSKSEFQARKKRAWQKVRRQVVKDYVAFPLLAVPLIPFTSWWVPLAVLGANFVANILRNIWTFIIIFCGHFPAEVETFTEDEAQNETRGQWYLRQLLGSANISGSRPFHVMTGNLSYQVEHHLFPDIPARRYPEVAKDVHLLVEKYGLTYNSGRLSKQIGSVVRQLAVLGRKPSDPYKVGNSPESKALRREKREAEKAAREAMANA; from the coding sequence ATGTCCCACCTCCGCAAGCGGAACGCCCCGATCGAGCCGCTGAGCGCCAGCAACCACAACAAGGCGCCGGCTCCCCTGGTCGGCGAGGACACCACCAAGCGCGCGACCATCGGCCTCGACGTCATGACGTACGAGCAGCTCGAGGAGTTCGGCCACGAGCTCGACGCGGTGCGCCAGCGGGTCCTCGACGACCTCGGCCAGGCCGACGCCGACTACATCCGCCGCGTCATCAAGGTCCAGCGCGTCTTCGACGTGCTCGGCCGCGTCGGCATCTTCTTCCCGTTCTTCCTCCCGGTCTTCATCGCCGGCATCGTCTGCCTCGCGGTCGCCAAGATCCTCGAGAACATGGAGATCGGCCACAACGTGATGCACGGCCAGTACGACTGGATGAACGACCCGGTCGTCGACGGCAAGAAGTACGAGTGGGACAACGTCGCGCCGGCGCAGGACTGGAAGCACGGCCACAACTACATCCACCACACGTACACGAACATCCACGGCATGGACCGCGACATCGGCTACAACATGTTCCGGATCGACGAGGCGCAGCCGTGGTACCCGAGCCACCGCGTCAACCTGCCGCTGGCGTTCCTGCTGATGCTGTTCTTCGAGTGGGGCGTGATGTACCACGGCATCGAGCTCGACGAGTACCTCGGCGGCCGGATGAGCAAGTCGGAGTTCCAGGCCCGCAAGAAGCGTGCCTGGCAGAAGGTCCGCCGCCAGGTCGTCAAGGACTACGTGGCGTTCCCGCTCCTCGCCGTCCCGCTGATCCCGTTCACGTCGTGGTGGGTGCCGCTCGCCGTCCTCGGCGCGAACTTCGTGGCCAACATCCTCCGCAACATCTGGACGTTCATCATCATCTTCTGCGGCCACTTCCCCGCCGAGGTCGAGACGTTCACCGAGGACGAGGCCCAGAACGAGACCCGCGGCCAGTGGTACCTCCGCCAGCTGCTCGGCTCCGCGAACATCAGCGGCTCGCGTCCCTTCCACGTGATGACCGGCAACCTGTCGTACCAGGTCGAGCACCACCTGTTCCCCGACATCCCGGCGCGCCGCTACCCCGAGGTCGCGAAGGACGTGCACCTGCTCGTCGAGAAGTACGGCCTGACGTACAACTCCGGGCGCCTGTCCAAGCAGATCGGCAGCGTGGTCCGTCAGCTCGCCGTGCTCGGCCGGAAGCCCTCCGACCCGTACAAGGTCGGCAACTCGCCCGAGTCGAAGGCGCTGCGCCGCGAGAAGCGCGAGGCCGAGAAGGCCGCACGCGAGGCGATGGCGAACGCCTGA
- the zwf gene encoding glucose-6-phosphate dehydrogenase yields MESKPYVFVLFGATGDLARRKLLPGLLHLWQAGLIPSARIVGTSLDEMDLDKFRTLARDAIAEFSTPAPTDEEWAGFAEMLRWAPGGEAGPEGLASVVHRAESELGGEPQVLHYLSVPPNAALAVVHEIDEAGLAERSRIIMEKPFGTDLASARRLNAALHEVFREEQIFRIDHFLGKEAAQNILAFRFANGLFEPIWNRNHIDHVQIDVPETLGLGGRIGFYEQTGAYRDMVVTHLFQVLGFVAMEPPTALAPYAITEEKTKVFRSMLPIEPSDVVRGQYSGYREEPDVSDESDTETFVALRCYVDNWRWAGVPFYLRTGKQLAEGARIISIAFREPPKSMFPEGSGVGAQGPDHLTFDLADHARLSLSFYGKRPGHGMRMDKLSMQFAFNETNGYAALEAYERLIYDAMRGDHTLFTTAEGIEQLWSISQQLIDHPPPVRVYPVGSWGPNAIHQLIAPHAWRLPFERPWREKKKE; encoded by the coding sequence ATGGAGTCGAAGCCGTACGTGTTCGTGCTCTTCGGTGCGACCGGAGACCTCGCTCGCCGCAAGCTCCTGCCCGGCCTCCTGCACCTATGGCAGGCGGGATTGATTCCGAGCGCCCGCATCGTCGGCACGTCGCTCGACGAGATGGACCTCGACAAGTTCCGTACGCTCGCCCGCGACGCGATCGCGGAGTTCAGCACCCCGGCGCCCACCGACGAGGAGTGGGCGGGTTTCGCGGAGATGCTCCGCTGGGCGCCTGGTGGTGAGGCAGGCCCCGAGGGCCTCGCGTCGGTCGTGCACCGTGCCGAGTCCGAGCTCGGTGGCGAGCCCCAGGTCCTGCACTACCTCAGCGTCCCGCCGAACGCCGCGCTCGCGGTCGTCCACGAGATCGACGAGGCGGGCCTCGCCGAGCGCTCGCGGATCATCATGGAAAAGCCGTTCGGCACCGACCTCGCATCAGCCCGCCGGCTCAACGCCGCGCTGCACGAGGTGTTCCGCGAGGAGCAGATCTTCCGGATCGACCACTTCCTCGGCAAGGAGGCGGCGCAGAACATCCTCGCGTTCCGGTTCGCCAACGGACTCTTCGAGCCGATCTGGAACCGCAACCACATCGACCACGTCCAGATCGACGTCCCCGAGACGCTCGGCCTCGGTGGACGCATCGGGTTCTACGAGCAGACCGGCGCCTACCGCGACATGGTCGTGACCCACCTGTTCCAGGTCCTCGGCTTCGTCGCCATGGAGCCGCCGACCGCGCTGGCGCCGTACGCGATCACCGAGGAGAAGACGAAGGTCTTCCGCTCGATGCTGCCGATCGAGCCCAGCGACGTCGTCCGCGGCCAGTACTCCGGCTACCGCGAGGAGCCCGACGTCTCCGACGAGTCCGACACCGAGACCTTCGTGGCGTTGCGCTGCTACGTCGACAACTGGCGGTGGGCCGGCGTCCCGTTCTACCTGCGGACCGGCAAGCAGCTCGCCGAGGGCGCCCGGATCATCTCGATCGCCTTCCGTGAGCCGCCGAAGAGCATGTTCCCCGAGGGCTCCGGTGTCGGAGCGCAAGGACCGGACCACCTGACCTTCGACCTCGCCGACCATGCGCGGCTGTCGCTGTCGTTCTACGGCAAGCGCCCCGGGCACGGGATGCGGATGGACAAGCTGTCGATGCAGTTCGCGTTCAACGAGACCAACGGCTACGCGGCTCTCGAGGCGTACGAGCGGCTGATCTACGACGCGATGCGCGGCGACCACACCCTCTTCACCACGGCCGAGGGCATCGAGCAGCTGTGGAGCATCTCGCAGCAGTTGATCGACCACCCGCCGCCGGTGCGGGTCTACCCGGTGGGGTCGTGGGGCCCGAACGCGATCCACCAGCTGATCGCGCCGCACGCGTGGCGGCTGCCGTTCGAGCGTCCCTGGCGCGAGAAGAAGAAGGAGTAG
- a CDS encoding heavy metal translocating P-type ATPase, whose protein sequence is MSTHEHTHADHEEHVAHEHGGRETAGHDHAGHGGHGDHVGQFRRLFWVMLVLAVPVVGLSGMFAAILGYDLPDAGWVEWVSPVLGTVMYAWGGRPFLTGAVSEVRARRPGMMLLIALAITVAFVSSWGASLGVLHHQLDFWWELALLIVIMLLGHWIEMRSLAQTTSALDSLAALLPDQAERVEGDQIVTVSPADLRVGDVVVVRPGGSIPADGDVVDGAADMDESMVTGESRTVRRAAGDAVVAGTVATDSGVRVEITAVGDDTALAGIQRLVAEAQGSTSRAQRLADTAAGWLFWFALGAAAITAVVWSSIGLPDEAVVRTITVLVIACPHALGLAIPLVVSIATERAARGGVLVKDRLALESMRTVDAVLFDKTGTLTKGEPTVVSVETVGGRTSDEVLALAAAAETDSEHPLAKAIVEAAQRRGLTVAPASDFSSSPAVGVTARVEGMRVQVGGPALLEQEHAVELEVAGSWRQKGAIILHVLADGEVAGALELADEVREESRQAVDALHRSGVQVVMITGDAEAVARSVADELGIDRVFAGVRPEDKAAKVAELQHEGRKVAMVGDGVNDAPALAQADVGIAIGAGTDVAIASAGVILASSDPRSVLSVIELSRATYRKMKQNLWWAAGYNLISVPLAAGVLAPIGFVLPMSVGAVLMSASTVVVAVNAQLLRRLDLRPEASVRAGAVTKR, encoded by the coding sequence ATGAGCACGCACGAGCACACTCACGCCGACCACGAGGAGCACGTCGCTCATGAGCACGGCGGTCGCGAGACGGCGGGCCACGATCACGCCGGCCACGGCGGGCACGGCGACCACGTCGGCCAGTTCCGCAGGCTTTTCTGGGTCATGCTGGTGCTTGCCGTCCCGGTGGTCGGCCTCTCCGGCATGTTCGCGGCGATCCTCGGCTACGACCTCCCCGACGCCGGGTGGGTCGAGTGGGTGTCGCCGGTCCTCGGCACCGTCATGTACGCGTGGGGTGGTCGACCGTTCCTGACCGGTGCCGTCAGCGAGGTCCGCGCCCGCCGACCCGGGATGATGCTCCTCATCGCGCTCGCGATCACGGTCGCGTTCGTGTCGTCGTGGGGTGCGAGCCTCGGCGTCCTCCACCACCAGCTCGACTTCTGGTGGGAACTCGCGCTGCTGATCGTGATCATGCTGCTCGGCCACTGGATCGAGATGCGCTCGCTCGCACAGACGACCTCCGCGCTGGACTCGCTCGCCGCCCTTCTCCCGGACCAGGCGGAGCGCGTCGAGGGCGACCAGATCGTGACGGTCTCGCCGGCAGACCTGCGCGTGGGCGACGTCGTCGTCGTACGCCCCGGTGGCAGCATCCCCGCGGACGGCGACGTCGTCGACGGTGCCGCCGACATGGACGAGTCGATGGTCACCGGTGAGTCGCGGACCGTACGCCGTGCCGCCGGTGACGCGGTCGTCGCCGGGACCGTGGCCACCGACTCCGGGGTCCGGGTCGAGATCACCGCCGTGGGTGACGACACCGCCCTCGCCGGCATCCAGCGGCTCGTCGCCGAGGCGCAGGGCTCGACCTCGCGTGCGCAGCGTCTCGCCGACACGGCCGCAGGCTGGCTGTTCTGGTTCGCGCTCGGCGCCGCTGCGATCACTGCGGTGGTCTGGTCGTCGATCGGTCTGCCCGACGAGGCCGTCGTGCGCACGATCACCGTCCTGGTGATCGCCTGCCCGCACGCGCTCGGACTCGCCATCCCGCTGGTCGTGTCGATCGCGACCGAGCGAGCGGCGCGCGGGGGAGTGCTGGTCAAGGACCGCCTCGCGCTCGAGAGCATGCGCACCGTCGACGCCGTGCTGTTCGACAAGACCGGCACCCTCACCAAGGGCGAGCCCACGGTCGTGTCCGTCGAGACGGTCGGTGGCCGTACCAGCGACGAGGTCCTGGCGCTGGCGGCGGCGGCCGAGACCGACAGTGAGCACCCGCTCGCGAAGGCGATCGTCGAGGCGGCGCAACGTCGAGGGCTGACAGTCGCGCCGGCGAGCGACTTCTCGTCGTCACCGGCCGTCGGCGTCACCGCGCGGGTGGAAGGCATGCGCGTCCAGGTGGGCGGCCCGGCGCTGCTCGAGCAGGAGCACGCGGTCGAGCTCGAGGTGGCCGGGTCCTGGCGGCAGAAGGGCGCCATCATTCTCCACGTCCTCGCCGACGGTGAGGTCGCCGGAGCCCTCGAGCTCGCCGACGAGGTGCGTGAGGAGTCGCGGCAGGCGGTCGACGCCCTGCACCGCAGCGGCGTCCAGGTCGTGATGATCACCGGTGACGCCGAGGCGGTCGCCCGCTCGGTCGCCGACGAGCTCGGCATCGACCGGGTCTTCGCCGGGGTCCGTCCGGAGGACAAGGCTGCGAAGGTCGCCGAGCTGCAGCACGAGGGACGCAAGGTTGCGATGGTCGGCGACGGTGTCAACGACGCCCCCGCGCTGGCCCAGGCCGACGTCGGCATCGCGATCGGAGCCGGCACCGACGTCGCCATCGCGTCGGCCGGCGTGATCCTCGCCAGCTCGGACCCGCGGTCGGTCCTGTCGGTGATCGAGCTGTCGCGCGCGACGTACCGGAAGATGAAGCAGAACCTGTGGTGGGCAGCCGGCTACAACCTGATCTCCGTCCCGCTCGCGGCAGGCGTGCTCGCGCCGATCGGGTTCGTGCTCCCGATGTCGGTGGGGGCGGTCCTGATGTCGGCGTCGACCGTCGTGGTGGCAGTCAACGCCCAGCTGCTGCGTCGCCTCGACCTGCGCCCTGAGGCGAGCGTCCGAGCCGGAGCCGTTACGAAAAGATGA
- a CDS encoding ferredoxin reductase: MGIVRKALASRPIAALTSPHTIDHYLDQIHPMLAVQHVRARVVDVVHETGVASTVVLRPNGAWTGFKPGQHVEFGVEVDGKRRVRVFSVSSSARRKDGLFSVSVKAHPDGYVSQYLHNALAPRTLIHLSPADGDFVLPDVIPDDLLLLSGGSGITPVMSMLRTLRDTGHSGRVTFLHYARSREDEMFSEELDELAASLDFVRLVRVYTREPEAGAELTGRFDLVHLKHLEVDPTSTLSYVCGPAGLIASVRDTYDELGAAEQLRMEYFKVPTVDLDAEDATGTLTFDDSGIETDNSGSTILEQAEAAGLTPEFGCRMGVCNTCALKKNHGAVRHVITGEVSASTDETVKICVHVPVGDVNVAL, translated from the coding sequence ATGGGTATCGTCCGCAAGGCCCTCGCCTCGCGCCCGATCGCCGCACTGACCTCGCCGCACACCATCGACCACTACCTCGACCAGATCCACCCGATGCTCGCCGTGCAGCACGTACGCGCCCGGGTCGTCGACGTGGTCCACGAGACGGGTGTCGCGAGCACGGTCGTTCTCCGACCCAACGGCGCCTGGACCGGCTTCAAGCCCGGCCAGCACGTCGAGTTCGGCGTCGAGGTCGACGGCAAGCGTCGCGTCCGCGTCTTCTCGGTGTCGAGCTCGGCGCGCCGCAAGGACGGGCTCTTCAGCGTCTCGGTGAAGGCGCACCCCGACGGCTACGTCTCGCAGTACCTCCACAACGCGCTCGCCCCGCGCACCCTGATCCACCTCTCGCCGGCCGACGGCGACTTCGTCCTGCCGGACGTCATCCCGGACGACCTGCTCCTGCTCTCCGGCGGCAGCGGCATCACGCCGGTCATGTCGATGCTGCGCACCCTGCGCGACACCGGCCACAGCGGCCGCGTCACCTTCCTGCACTACGCCCGCAGCCGCGAGGACGAGATGTTCTCCGAGGAGCTCGACGAGCTGGCGGCGTCGCTCGACTTCGTCAGGCTGGTGCGGGTCTACACCCGCGAGCCCGAGGCCGGCGCCGAGCTGACCGGGCGGTTCGACCTCGTCCACCTGAAGCACCTCGAGGTGGACCCCACCAGCACCCTCTCGTACGTCTGCGGACCCGCGGGCCTCATCGCCTCGGTGCGCGACACGTACGACGAGCTCGGCGCAGCAGAGCAGCTGCGCATGGAGTACTTCAAGGTTCCGACCGTCGACCTCGACGCCGAGGACGCGACCGGCACCCTGACCTTCGACGACAGCGGTATCGAGACCGACAACTCGGGCAGCACGATCCTCGAGCAGGCCGAGGCCGCCGGCCTCACGCCGGAGTTCGGCTGCCGCATGGGCGTCTGCAACACCTGCGCCCTCAAGAAGAACCACGGCGCCGTGCGCCACGTCATCACCGGCGAGGTCTCCGCCAGCACCGACGAGACCGTCAAGATCTGCGTCCATGTCCCCGTCGGCGACGTCAACGTCGCCCTCTGA
- a CDS encoding GNAT family N-acetyltransferase, producing MTVFLTTPRVRLRRFTTDDADLLHALDNDPAVMRYINGGLPVAREEIVDDVIPAFLRWYARHPAYGFWAAEEREGGRFLGWFHYRPGEDGDPRDPELGYRLHEAAWGQGYATEVSRALIDNGFSAHDVERVHAETMVVNVASRRVMEKAGMRLVRTFHADWPVRIDGDEHGDVEYAITRAEWQARQPLRQP from the coding sequence GTGACCGTGTTCCTGACCACGCCACGGGTCCGGCTCCGCCGGTTCACCACCGACGACGCCGACCTGCTGCACGCGCTCGACAACGACCCCGCTGTGATGCGTTACATCAACGGAGGACTGCCGGTCGCGCGCGAGGAGATCGTCGACGACGTGATTCCCGCATTCCTGCGCTGGTACGCCCGCCACCCGGCGTACGGGTTCTGGGCGGCCGAGGAGCGCGAGGGCGGCCGGTTCCTCGGCTGGTTCCACTACCGGCCGGGCGAGGACGGCGACCCCCGGGACCCGGAGCTCGGCTATCGCCTGCACGAGGCGGCGTGGGGCCAGGGGTACGCGACCGAGGTGTCGCGCGCGCTGATCGACAACGGCTTCAGCGCCCACGACGTCGAGCGCGTCCACGCGGAGACGATGGTCGTCAACGTCGCCTCGCGCCGGGTCATGGAGAAGGCCGGGATGCGGCTCGTCCGGACCTTCCACGCCGACTGGCCGGTACGGATCGACGGTGACGAGCACGGCGACGTGGAGTACGCGATCACGCGGGCCGAGTGGCAGGCGCGGCAGCCGCTCCGTCAGCCGTGA
- a CDS encoding BTAD domain-containing putative transcriptional regulator — protein sequence MQVHLLGPVTAYVGGEPVDLGGPRNRALVARLALAVPHAVAADTLVDDLWGDDPPRNAHNALQSIVSRTRARLPDGVVVSHANGYRLALDPDDVDAHRFTTLMRDGRSADALALWGGHALEGLDDAPFVGPAATALEERRLATLEETYAGELESGTYDPATVVAELSGLVDAHPYRERLWTALIRALAVTGRTPDALAAYERMRVRLADDLGLDPSPAAQQLQQAILVGEVPARTPAVKQAARSRSNLRTALTSFVGRDRAVAELSALVTSNRLVTLVGPGGAGKTRLAVETASRVAASYPDGVWMIELAAVTDPADILDAVVGALDLREVVVLDRSAERRVDDRTRVVEALAGRSVLLVADNCEHVVADVAAVTEDLLHALPDLRVVATSREPLDLVGEVVLPVAPLDVPADGTKPLEALEHSAVDLFVQRARAAAPSFVLDDASLPAVLEICRRLDGQPLALELAAARLRTLTAAQVAARLGDRFRLLTGGSRTALPRHRTLRAVVEWSWDLLADDERELAERIAVFPAGISVPAAAAIAGIDEPGALDLLTALADKSLLAPAADNLGEPRFRMLETLREYGADRLVERGEADAVRRAHLAYFRSLAHELEPRLRRREQLEALAVLDDERGNLLAAMSYAIDVGDGASAAWITADLAWYFSLRGQHDEIADLSTRVLAMDVQLPPTPELVCVAMRFIAQIDDSDSQAGRDALVERITMLRADPGLDREAPTVTVILVAADLFSTFGDDVGRADVSVIDLSAGLEHPDPWVRSAVRFVRLAWQDNAGAATRGSYDDLADALEGFREVGDRWGLAMGESTLAAAYERAGEFDDARSHLRSAISLLTELGADRDAVQLRTRLVWLAVVDLEHTGADVATLRRDLTDVVEEARASGHRENDAYARVTAIELERWLEDGETARRLATELVAEIDRGGSAFRAPQFRAIALSASALATLPYDAPAARAYLQRGAADARRSRDMPIAAMVATALASVTAQEGDPELAAQRLGAARQIRGTDDLGNRDAVTLTGALVESLGQERFDTLFAAGAALSREDALALALPEADEH from the coding sequence GTGCAGGTTCACCTCCTCGGCCCGGTCACCGCGTACGTCGGCGGGGAGCCGGTCGATCTCGGCGGCCCTCGCAACCGGGCGCTCGTAGCCCGGCTCGCGCTCGCGGTCCCGCACGCCGTCGCCGCCGACACCCTCGTCGACGACCTGTGGGGTGACGATCCGCCCCGCAACGCGCACAACGCGCTGCAGTCGATCGTCTCGAGGACCCGAGCGCGGCTGCCCGACGGCGTCGTCGTCTCCCACGCCAACGGCTACCGGCTCGCCCTGGATCCCGACGACGTCGATGCCCACCGCTTCACCACCCTGATGCGCGACGGGCGGAGCGCCGACGCGCTGGCGCTGTGGGGCGGGCACGCGCTCGAGGGCCTCGACGACGCACCGTTCGTGGGTCCAGCCGCGACCGCCCTCGAGGAGCGCCGTCTGGCGACGCTCGAGGAGACGTACGCCGGTGAGCTGGAGTCCGGCACGTACGACCCCGCGACCGTCGTCGCGGAGCTGAGCGGCCTCGTCGACGCGCACCCGTACCGCGAACGGCTGTGGACCGCGCTCATCCGTGCGCTCGCGGTGACCGGTCGGACCCCTGACGCGCTGGCGGCTTACGAGCGGATGCGCGTCCGGCTCGCCGACGACCTCGGTCTCGACCCGTCTCCCGCTGCACAGCAGCTGCAGCAGGCCATCCTGGTCGGCGAGGTCCCAGCCCGGACGCCCGCGGTGAAGCAGGCCGCGCGTTCACGCAGCAACCTCCGGACGGCGCTCACCAGCTTCGTCGGGCGGGACAGGGCCGTCGCGGAGCTGAGTGCGCTCGTGACCTCGAACCGGCTCGTCACCCTCGTCGGACCAGGGGGTGCGGGGAAGACCCGGCTCGCGGTCGAGACGGCGTCGCGGGTCGCCGCCTCGTACCCCGACGGCGTGTGGATGATCGAGCTCGCCGCCGTCACCGATCCGGCCGACATCCTCGACGCGGTCGTCGGTGCGCTCGACCTCCGCGAGGTCGTGGTCCTCGACCGGTCGGCCGAGCGGAGGGTGGACGACCGGACGCGCGTGGTCGAGGCACTGGCCGGCCGCAGCGTGCTGCTGGTGGCCGACAACTGCGAGCACGTCGTCGCCGACGTCGCCGCAGTCACGGAGGACCTGCTGCACGCGCTGCCGGACCTCCGGGTCGTCGCGACGAGCCGCGAGCCGCTCGATCTCGTCGGCGAGGTGGTGCTGCCGGTCGCCCCGCTCGACGTGCCCGCGGACGGGACGAAGCCGCTGGAGGCGCTCGAGCACAGCGCGGTCGACCTCTTCGTGCAGCGCGCGCGGGCTGCAGCGCCGTCGTTCGTCCTCGACGACGCGTCCCTGCCGGCGGTCCTGGAGATCTGTCGTCGCCTCGACGGTCAGCCGCTCGCGCTCGAGCTGGCCGCTGCCCGGCTCCGCACGCTGACCGCGGCCCAGGTCGCAGCCCGCCTCGGCGACCGGTTCCGGCTCCTCACCGGCGGCAGCCGTACGGCGTTGCCGCGTCATCGCACCCTGCGCGCCGTCGTCGAGTGGAGCTGGGACCTCCTCGCCGACGACGAGCGGGAGCTCGCCGAGCGGATCGCCGTGTTCCCGGCAGGCATCTCCGTCCCGGCGGCGGCGGCCATCGCCGGGATCGACGAGCCCGGTGCGCTCGACCTCCTCACGGCGCTGGCGGACAAGTCGCTGCTCGCCCCCGCTGCCGACAACCTGGGTGAGCCGCGGTTCCGGATGCTGGAGACGCTGCGCGAGTACGGCGCCGACCGGCTCGTGGAGCGGGGCGAGGCCGACGCCGTACGCCGCGCCCACCTTGCCTACTTCCGCAGCCTCGCCCACGAGCTCGAGCCTCGGCTGCGGCGCCGGGAGCAGCTCGAGGCACTCGCCGTTCTCGACGACGAGCGCGGCAACCTCCTCGCGGCGATGTCGTACGCGATCGACGTCGGCGACGGAGCCTCGGCCGCCTGGATCACCGCCGACCTCGCCTGGTACTTCTCGCTCCGCGGCCAGCACGACGAGATCGCCGATCTCTCGACCCGTGTCCTCGCGATGGACGTCCAGCTCCCGCCGACCCCCGAGCTGGTCTGCGTGGCGATGCGGTTCATCGCCCAGATCGACGACTCCGACAGCCAGGCCGGCCGAGACGCCCTGGTGGAACGCATCACGATGCTCCGAGCGGATCCCGGGCTCGACCGCGAGGCTCCGACCGTCACGGTGATCCTGGTGGCGGCCGACCTCTTCTCGACCTTCGGTGACGACGTGGGTCGCGCCGACGTGAGCGTGATCGACCTGTCGGCAGGGCTGGAGCACCCCGATCCGTGGGTGCGGTCGGCCGTCCGCTTCGTTCGGCTCGCGTGGCAGGACAACGCCGGTGCCGCGACGCGCGGGTCGTACGACGACCTCGCTGACGCTCTTGAGGGGTTCCGCGAGGTCGGGGACCGGTGGGGACTGGCGATGGGGGAGTCGACCCTCGCCGCGGCGTACGAACGCGCGGGCGAGTTCGACGACGCCCGCAGCCACCTGCGCTCCGCGATCAGCCTCCTGACCGAGCTCGGCGCCGACCGCGACGCCGTCCAGCTCCGGACCCGGCTCGTCTGGCTCGCCGTCGTCGACCTCGAGCACACCGGCGCCGACGTCGCGACTCTGCGGCGCGATCTCACTGACGTCGTCGAGGAGGCACGGGCGTCGGGGCACCGCGAGAACGACGCGTACGCTCGCGTCACCGCGATCGAGCTCGAGCGTTGGCTGGAAGACGGCGAGACCGCCCGGCGTCTGGCGACCGAGCTGGTCGCGGAGATCGACCGCGGCGGATCAGCCTTCCGAGCACCGCAGTTCCGGGCGATCGCGCTGAGCGCTTCGGCGCTGGCGACCCTCCCGTACGACGCTCCGGCTGCTCGCGCGTACCTCCAGCGCGGCGCCGCCGACGCCCGGCGCTCGCGGGACATGCCCATCGCGGCGATGGTCGCGACGGCGCTCGCCTCGGTCACCGCGCAGGAGGGCGACCCCGAGCTCGCCGCGCAGCGCCTCGGAGCCGCTCGGCAGATCCGAGGGACCGACGACCTCGGCAACCGCGATGCTGTCACGCTCACCGGTGCGCTGGTCGAGTCGCTCGGGCAGGAGCGGTTCGACACCCTGTTCGCCGCAGGCGCAGCGCTGTCGCGCGAGGACGCGCTGGCGCTCGCCCTCCCGGAGGCCGACGAGCACTGA